In the Jatrophihabitans endophyticus genome, one interval contains:
- a CDS encoding peptidoglycan-binding domain-containing protein has product MPRPLSRLCALVATTLAALALLVAPTAAQAATRAPRTPSGLPATIEPMAGYSGQVACDPRTRPGTRKLATLLAATYSAGRSWNTTYACGTDGSRSEHYDGRAIDWMVSIRNKAQHAAAKAAIAWLLATDKAGNRFAMARRLGVMYLIYDNRMWGAWSGRWEDYNGCGKLPSRANDNWCHRTHVHISLSWNGAMGRTTFWTKRVYATDYGPCRYQGMNWAPMYRKRNLSGCQNYASVKAPRKSSSTKKALVAYSGATLRRGLTGPAVTALQTALHVRATGHYTGATVAAVRRFQAKHHLGRSGVMWTRTWRALLAAVK; this is encoded by the coding sequence ATGCCCCGCCCGCTCTCCCGGCTCTGTGCGCTCGTCGCGACGACGCTCGCCGCCCTGGCCCTGCTGGTCGCGCCCACGGCGGCGCAGGCGGCCACCCGGGCGCCCCGTACCCCGAGCGGCCTGCCCGCCACCATCGAGCCCATGGCCGGCTACAGCGGACAGGTGGCCTGCGACCCCCGTACCCGGCCGGGGACCCGCAAGCTGGCCACGCTGCTCGCCGCGACCTACTCCGCGGGACGCAGCTGGAACACCACCTACGCCTGCGGCACCGACGGCAGCCGGAGCGAGCACTACGACGGTCGGGCGATCGACTGGATGGTCAGCATCCGGAACAAGGCGCAGCACGCAGCGGCGAAGGCCGCGATCGCGTGGCTGCTCGCGACCGACAAGGCGGGCAACCGCTTCGCCATGGCGCGTCGGCTCGGCGTCATGTACCTGATCTACGACAACCGCATGTGGGGCGCCTGGAGCGGCCGCTGGGAGGACTACAACGGCTGCGGCAAGCTGCCCAGCCGGGCGAACGACAACTGGTGCCACCGCACCCACGTCCACATCTCGCTGAGCTGGAACGGCGCGATGGGCCGCACGACGTTCTGGACCAAGCGGGTCTACGCGACCGACTACGGCCCCTGCCGCTACCAGGGCATGAACTGGGCGCCGATGTACCGCAAGCGCAACCTGAGCGGCTGCCAGAACTACGCGTCGGTGAAGGCGCCCAGGAAGTCGTCGTCGACCAAGAAGGCGCTCGTCGCCTACTCCGGCGCCACGCTGCGCCGCGGTCTCACCGGCCCCGCGGTGACCGCGCTGCAGACGGCGCTGCACGTGCGCGCGACGGGCCACTACACGGGCGCCACCGTCGCCGCCGTCCGCCGCTTCCAGGCCAAGCACCACCTGGGTCGAAGTGGCGTGATGTGGACGCGTACGTGGCGGGCGTTGCTCGCGGCCGTGAAGTAG
- a CDS encoding VOC family protein → MPVHRLNHAVLYVRDVERSVAFYRDVLGFEVITELAGRAAFLRAAASSNDHDLGLFQIGADAAASGAGRTTVGLYHLAWEVETLHDLETLAARLAEAGALVGASDHSTTKSLYAQDPDGLEFEVAWIVPADLLDDAALAGRTGIRPLDLGREIARYGPTTAGGIGISRSAVGVGTGPAVS, encoded by the coding sequence ATGCCCGTCCATCGCCTCAACCACGCCGTGCTCTACGTGCGCGACGTCGAACGCAGCGTCGCCTTCTACCGCGACGTCCTCGGCTTCGAGGTCATCACCGAGCTCGCCGGCCGCGCGGCGTTCCTGCGAGCAGCGGCGTCGTCGAACGATCACGACCTCGGGCTGTTCCAGATCGGTGCCGACGCGGCGGCCTCCGGCGCCGGCCGCACCACGGTCGGGCTCTACCACCTGGCGTGGGAGGTCGAGACCCTGCACGACCTGGAGACCCTGGCCGCGCGGCTCGCGGAGGCGGGCGCGCTGGTGGGGGCCTCGGACCACAGCACCACCAAGTCGCTCTACGCGCAGGACCCGGACGGCCTCGAGTTCGAGGTCGCGTGGATCGTCCCGGCCGACCTGCTCGACGACGCGGCGCTCGCCGGCCGGACCGGCATCCGGCCGCTGGATCTCGGCCGCGAGATCGCCCGCTACGGCCCCACCACCGCCGGTGGCATCGGCATCAGCCGGAGCGCGGTCGGCGTCGGGACCGGTCCTGCTGTGAGCTAG
- a CDS encoding tyrosine-protein phosphatase — protein sequence MTITPAWLDLDGAVNVRDLAGLPTADGRAVAPHRLVRADNLQGLSDADVRRLVDDVGVRTVVDLRTGVEVQAEGPGPLTREPAVDVRHLSLFPEAGGTTDVASAEDGTVVLPWQERELPASDDERRRGASGVYLAYLDDRPDSVIAALRAIAGSPGATVVHCAAGKDRTGVVVAFALAEVGVERDEIVADYERTAERIGAILARLRASTTYAGDLAGQVDEDRHRPRAETMRRLLDAVTEQYGGVPAWLRTHGWTDADGAALRAKLLA from the coding sequence GTGACCATCACCCCCGCCTGGCTCGACCTGGACGGCGCGGTCAACGTCCGCGACCTGGCCGGGCTCCCGACCGCCGACGGCCGCGCCGTCGCGCCCCACCGGCTCGTGCGCGCGGACAACCTGCAGGGTCTGAGCGACGCGGACGTGCGCCGGCTCGTGGACGACGTCGGTGTCCGTACCGTCGTCGACCTGCGCACCGGCGTCGAGGTGCAGGCGGAGGGGCCGGGCCCGCTGACCCGCGAGCCGGCGGTGGACGTGCGGCACCTGTCGCTGTTCCCGGAGGCGGGCGGAACCACCGACGTGGCCTCGGCCGAGGACGGCACCGTGGTGCTGCCCTGGCAGGAGCGCGAGCTGCCGGCGTCCGACGACGAGCGCCGTCGGGGCGCGTCCGGCGTCTATCTCGCCTATCTCGACGACCGCCCCGACTCGGTGATCGCGGCGCTGCGCGCGATCGCGGGCAGCCCCGGCGCGACGGTCGTGCACTGCGCGGCCGGCAAGGACCGGACCGGCGTGGTGGTCGCGTTCGCGCTGGCCGAGGTCGGGGTCGAGCGGGACGAGATCGTGGCCGACTACGAGCGGACCGCGGAGCGCATCGGGGCGATCCTGGCACGGTTGCGGGCCTCGACGACCTATGCCGGTGACCTCGCCGGGCAGGTGGACGAGGACCGGCACCGACCGCGGGCCGAGACGATGCGGCGGCTGCTCGATGCGGTCACCGAGCAGTACGGCGGGGTCCCCGCCTGGTTGCGCACCCACGGCTGGACCGACGCGGACGGCGCGGCCCTGCGGGCCAAGCTGCTGGCCTGA
- a CDS encoding acyl-CoA dehydrogenase, with the protein MGHFKSNVRDIEFNLFEVFGTAKTLDTAPFGDVDEETARGMIAEVAKLAEGPLAASFADADRNPPVFDPDTYSVKLPESFKKSFKALFDSEWWRLETLPELGGQLVPRTVVWAIAEQVLGSNPALHMYMAGAPFAGILYNNGNETQKKMAQQMVDKGWGSTMVLTEPDAGSDVGAGRTIAKEQPDGTWHIEGVKRFITSGVNDMVDNVVHLVLARPEGAGAGTKGLSLFVVPQTLFDPETGELGERNGAFVTNVEHKMGLKASTTCELRFGEIDDIPAKGWLVGDVHNGIAQMFQVIEHARMMVGTKAIATLSTGYLNALDYAKSRVQSADLTKAADKSAPRVTIINHPDVRRSLMLNKAYAEGLRSLVYYTASAQDRIIVGKAAGTDVELDEAINDLLLPIVKGAGSERSYDQLAQALQTFGGSGYLQDYPLEQYIRDAKIDTLYEGTTAIQGQDFFFRKIVKNKGAALGAISNEVTAFLESIADEGRLKEEAALLTQALDDLGGIVGAMFNQLMSGQEDVANVYKVGQNTTRLLLSAGDLMVGYLLLRQAAVALTKLDQNGLSAAERAFYAGKPAVARFFATTVLPELSARRATAEAMDNALMDVAEESF; encoded by the coding sequence ATGGGCCACTTCAAGAGCAACGTCCGCGACATCGAGTTCAACCTGTTCGAGGTCTTCGGGACCGCGAAGACGCTCGACACCGCACCGTTCGGTGACGTCGACGAGGAGACCGCGCGCGGCATGATCGCCGAGGTCGCGAAGCTGGCCGAGGGCCCGCTCGCCGCGTCCTTCGCCGATGCCGACCGCAACCCGCCGGTCTTCGATCCGGACACGTACTCGGTGAAGCTCCCCGAGTCGTTCAAGAAGTCGTTCAAGGCCCTCTTCGACAGCGAGTGGTGGCGGCTCGAGACGCTGCCCGAGCTCGGCGGCCAGCTCGTCCCCCGCACCGTCGTCTGGGCGATCGCGGAGCAGGTGCTCGGGTCCAACCCGGCGCTGCACATGTACATGGCGGGGGCGCCGTTCGCCGGCATCCTCTACAACAACGGCAACGAGACCCAGAAGAAGATGGCCCAGCAGATGGTCGACAAGGGCTGGGGCTCGACCATGGTGCTGACCGAGCCGGACGCCGGCTCCGACGTCGGCGCCGGGCGCACGATCGCCAAGGAGCAGCCCGACGGCACCTGGCACATCGAGGGCGTCAAGCGGTTCATCACCTCCGGCGTCAACGACATGGTCGACAACGTCGTCCACCTCGTGCTGGCCCGCCCCGAGGGCGCCGGCGCCGGCACGAAGGGGCTGTCGCTCTTCGTCGTCCCGCAGACCCTCTTCGACCCCGAGACCGGTGAGCTCGGCGAGCGCAACGGTGCCTTCGTCACCAACGTCGAGCACAAGATGGGCCTCAAGGCGTCCACGACGTGCGAGCTGCGCTTCGGCGAGATCGACGACATCCCCGCCAAGGGCTGGCTCGTCGGCGACGTGCACAACGGCATCGCGCAGATGTTCCAGGTCATCGAGCACGCCCGCATGATGGTCGGCACCAAGGCCATCGCGACGCTGTCGACCGGGTATCTCAACGCGCTCGACTACGCCAAGAGCCGCGTCCAGTCCGCCGATCTGACCAAGGCCGCCGACAAGTCCGCGCCCCGCGTCACGATCATCAACCACCCCGACGTCCGTCGCAGCCTGATGCTGAACAAGGCCTACGCCGAGGGCCTGCGCTCGCTCGTCTACTACACCGCGAGCGCGCAGGATCGCATCATCGTCGGCAAGGCCGCCGGCACCGACGTCGAGCTGGACGAGGCGATCAACGACCTGCTGCTGCCGATCGTGAAGGGCGCGGGTTCCGAGCGCTCCTACGACCAGCTCGCGCAGGCGCTGCAGACCTTCGGCGGCTCGGGCTACCTGCAGGACTACCCGCTCGAGCAGTACATCCGCGACGCCAAGATCGACACGCTCTACGAGGGCACCACCGCGATCCAGGGCCAGGACTTCTTCTTCCGCAAGATCGTGAAGAACAAGGGTGCGGCGCTGGGCGCGATCTCCAACGAGGTCACCGCCTTCCTGGAGTCGATCGCCGACGAGGGCCGGCTCAAGGAGGAGGCCGCACTGCTGACGCAGGCGCTCGACGACCTCGGCGGCATCGTCGGCGCGATGTTCAACCAGCTCATGAGCGGCCAGGAGGACGTCGCGAACGTCTACAAGGTCGGCCAGAACACCACCCGGCTGCTGCTCTCGGCCGGCGACCTCATGGTCGGTTACCTGCTGCTGCGGCAGGCCGCCGTCGCGCTCACGAAGCTGGACCAGAACGGGCTGTCGGCCGCCGAGCGCGCCTTCTACGCCGGCAAGCCCGCCGTGGCGCGCTTCTTCGCGACCACGGTGCTGCCCGAGCTGAGCGCGCGCCGCGCCACCGCCGAGGCGATGGACAACGCGCTGATGGACGTCGCCGAGGAGTCGTTCTGA
- a CDS encoding IPT/TIG domain-containing protein has protein sequence MYRPLHRAARPAARRAGVAATVLALAAGGLTAATVTAPSAGAATARGAAVSSAAKYAKAHGYIAGISVLDTKTGQLYSSGRHTSGFASESVIKVMIAARLIVQGRMHGSTSKRAHKMIAQSDDNIANSFYGSVGGDGLLNWTKKHWKVPSLGSGPIRSNWWGSNRITSDGLVRLYAKLKKDRRVSKWLLSAMHDHTVHGSDGFYQNFGLPQAAKRVAIKQGWGSDYSYSRGNASQNSTGFVNGDRYAVAILARGPASSYGSRLGNAITQMAKRVLPGGAFPSNAPVITTVSAKKGSTAGGTKVTIHGRDFSKVTAVAFGGTRARFSVTSTGTIAAVAPKHAAGKVKIWVRTKYGRTHTAPVFVYSSPATTATRRTTKATDPGTTRPATPSPTVPATTAPAGSSPASSTPATAGATSAPAGSSSASSASSASSTPATGSEPAGGTTTP, from the coding sequence ATGTACCGACCCCTCCACCGAGCGGCACGGCCTGCCGCGCGCCGCGCCGGCGTCGCCGCGACGGTGCTGGCGCTCGCCGCCGGCGGCCTGACCGCGGCCACGGTGACCGCGCCGTCGGCCGGCGCGGCGACCGCCCGCGGCGCCGCGGTCTCGAGCGCCGCCAAGTACGCCAAGGCGCACGGCTACATCGCCGGCATCTCCGTCCTCGACACCAAGACGGGGCAGCTCTACTCGTCGGGCCGGCACACCAGCGGCTTCGCGAGCGAGTCGGTCATCAAGGTCATGATCGCGGCGCGCCTCATCGTCCAGGGACGCATGCACGGCAGCACCTCCAAGCGCGCCCACAAGATGATCGCGCAGTCCGACGACAACATCGCGAACTCGTTCTACGGCAGCGTCGGCGGCGACGGCCTGCTCAACTGGACGAAGAAGCACTGGAAGGTCCCGAGCCTCGGCAGCGGCCCGATCCGCAGCAACTGGTGGGGTAGCAACCGCATCACCTCCGACGGCCTCGTGCGCCTCTACGCCAAGCTGAAGAAGGACCGCAGGGTCAGCAAGTGGCTGCTGAGCGCCATGCACGACCACACCGTCCACGGCTCGGACGGCTTCTACCAGAACTTCGGGCTCCCGCAGGCGGCCAAGCGGGTCGCGATCAAGCAGGGCTGGGGCAGCGACTACAGCTACAGCCGCGGCAACGCGAGCCAGAACTCCACCGGCTTCGTCAACGGCGACCGGTACGCGGTGGCCATCCTCGCCCGCGGCCCGGCGAGCAGCTACGGCAGCCGACTCGGCAACGCGATCACGCAGATGGCGAAGCGGGTGCTGCCCGGCGGCGCCTTCCCGAGCAACGCGCCCGTGATCACAACCGTCTCGGCGAAGAAGGGCAGCACCGCGGGCGGCACCAAGGTCACCATCCACGGACGTGACTTCAGCAAGGTGACGGCGGTGGCCTTCGGTGGCACGCGGGCGAGGTTCAGCGTCACGTCGACCGGCACGATCGCGGCCGTCGCGCCCAAGCACGCCGCGGGCAAGGTGAAGATCTGGGTGCGGACGAAGTACGGGCGGACGCACACCGCACCGGTGTTCGTCTACTCCTCGCCGGCCACCACGGCGACCCGCAGGACGACCAAGGCGACCGACCCAGGCACGACGCGGCCGGCGACCCCGTCGCCGACCGTACCGGCGACGACGGCACCGGCCGGCTCGTCCCCGGCGTCGTCGACCCCGGCCACGGCCGGCGCGACGTCGGCCCCGGCCGGCTCGTCGTCGGCATCGTCGGCATCGTCGGCATCGTCGACCCCGGCCACCGGCAGCGAACCGGCCGGCGGCACGACCACGCCGTGA
- a CDS encoding SRPBCC family protein gives MTTTDRSVVHDHFVVERTYPAAPERVFAAWTSREAKARWFGPDAEGDVVAEHTLDFRVGGREHMRGQVHDGPSYDFDATFYDIVDGRRIVWSYDMHLDGRRISVSVATVEVTPVAGGTRLVLTEQGAYLDGLDTNDQRRAGTEELLDALGASFDRP, from the coding sequence ATGACCACCACCGACCGTTCGGTCGTCCACGACCACTTCGTCGTCGAACGCACCTATCCCGCCGCCCCGGAGCGCGTCTTCGCCGCGTGGACGTCGCGCGAGGCCAAGGCGCGCTGGTTCGGACCCGACGCCGAGGGCGACGTCGTCGCCGAGCACACGCTCGACTTCCGCGTGGGCGGTCGCGAGCACATGCGGGGACAGGTCCACGACGGGCCCAGCTACGACTTCGACGCCACGTTCTACGACATCGTGGACGGCCGGCGCATCGTGTGGTCCTACGACATGCACCTCGACGGGCGCCGCATCTCGGTCTCGGTCGCCACCGTGGAGGTCACGCCCGTGGCGGGTGGGACGCGCCTCGTCCTGACCGAGCAGGGCGCCTACCTGGACGGTCTCGACACCAACGACCAGCGTCGCGCCGGCACCGAGGAGCTGCTCGACGCCCTCGGCGCGTCCTTCGACCGACCCTGA
- a CDS encoding DUF885 domain-containing protein, with the protein MTSPAPSARAIADRLATVLLEAEPFVASGLGLREYDALVPDPSRAAADELDRRLREVAAEVAALPAEATRPGSPERITAAAVAAVCERTRLELAARESEYTVTAMPYVGPPAALATAARTVLVDDRAAADYLTRLRSLPDWIDGTAARLDEGAAAGCFPVASLVESAVAWADRTLAEGVPAAFTAAVPADASAAWRAELEAVVTGAVVPSLRSWRDRVAALLSRSRPDDAAGLWALPDGAAAYRRAVAVHTTLPYEPQELHRIGLAEVARLERRAVELGAELGLHDLAAVVRAVRESSGELAPEAALRRAREAVARAEERAGEIMPAPLPAPCAVEPMPTTVAQSGMAPHYSRPRADGSRPGTYWFNTQRPSAGAGWDLEAVAFHETVPGHHSQLARAAILPDLPLLQQLSITVHAEGWGLYAERLADEFGLLSDVRAQLGAVYIEMHRAARLVVDTGLHALRWTRQQARDYLIEHVALPEQFLLDEVDRYIARPGQALAYQAGLREIVRLRAHAEDALAAAFDLPGFNAALVDSGSVTMPVLALVVDDWIAARR; encoded by the coding sequence ATGACCTCGCCCGCGCCGTCCGCCCGGGCGATCGCCGATCGCCTCGCCACCGTCCTGCTCGAGGCCGAGCCCTTCGTCGCGAGCGGGCTGGGGCTACGCGAGTACGACGCGCTCGTCCCCGATCCCTCGCGCGCCGCGGCGGACGAGCTGGACCGCCGGCTGCGCGAGGTCGCGGCCGAGGTCGCGGCACTGCCGGCCGAGGCCACGCGGCCGGGATCGCCGGAGCGCATCACCGCGGCGGCGGTGGCGGCCGTGTGCGAGCGCACCCGGCTGGAGCTCGCCGCGCGCGAGTCCGAGTACACCGTCACGGCGATGCCGTACGTGGGTCCGCCGGCGGCCCTCGCCACCGCGGCGCGCACGGTGCTCGTGGACGACCGGGCCGCCGCGGACTACCTCACCCGGCTGCGAAGCCTGCCGGACTGGATCGACGGCACCGCCGCGCGGCTCGACGAGGGCGCGGCGGCCGGCTGCTTCCCGGTCGCGTCGCTGGTCGAGAGCGCCGTCGCCTGGGCCGACCGGACGCTCGCCGAGGGCGTCCCCGCCGCGTTCACCGCCGCCGTCCCCGCCGACGCCTCCGCTGCGTGGCGGGCCGAGCTCGAGGCTGTCGTCACCGGTGCGGTCGTCCCGTCACTCCGGAGCTGGCGCGATCGCGTCGCCGCCCTGCTGTCCCGGTCCCGCCCGGACGACGCCGCCGGACTCTGGGCACTCCCCGACGGTGCGGCGGCGTACCGCCGCGCGGTCGCCGTCCACACCACCCTGCCCTACGAGCCGCAGGAGCTGCACCGCATCGGCCTCGCGGAGGTGGCGCGTCTCGAGCGGCGCGCGGTCGAGCTCGGCGCCGAGCTGGGACTGCACGACCTCGCGGCCGTCGTCCGGGCGGTGCGGGAGTCGTCGGGCGAGCTCGCGCCGGAGGCGGCGCTGCGGCGGGCGCGCGAGGCGGTCGCCCGCGCCGAGGAGCGTGCCGGCGAGATCATGCCGGCGCCGCTGCCGGCGCCGTGCGCGGTCGAGCCGATGCCCACGACCGTCGCGCAGTCGGGCATGGCCCCGCACTACTCCCGTCCCCGCGCCGACGGCAGCCGGCCCGGCACGTACTGGTTCAACACGCAGCGACCGAGCGCAGGCGCGGGCTGGGACCTCGAGGCGGTCGCGTTCCACGAGACGGTGCCCGGTCACCACTCCCAGCTCGCGCGGGCCGCAATACTCCCCGACCTGCCGCTGCTGCAGCAGCTGTCCATCACCGTGCACGCCGAGGGGTGGGGGCTCTACGCCGAGCGGCTCGCCGACGAGTTCGGCCTGCTCAGCGACGTGCGCGCGCAGCTCGGTGCCGTCTACATCGAGATGCACCGCGCCGCCCGGCTCGTGGTCGACACCGGCCTGCACGCCCTGCGGTGGACTCGGCAGCAGGCCCGCGACTACCTGATCGAGCACGTGGCGCTGCCCGAGCAGTTCCTCCTCGACGAGGTCGACCGCTACATCGCCCGGCCCGGGCAGGCGCTGGCCTATCAGGCCGGGTTGCGCGAGATCGTGCGGCTCCGCGCGCACGCCGAGGACGCCCTCGCTGCGGCGTTCGACCTGCCCGGTTTCAACGCCGCGCTGGTCGACAGCGGATCGGTCACCATGCCCGTCCTCGCGCTCGTCGTCGACGACTGGATCGCGGCACGGCGCTGA
- a CDS encoding MauE/DoxX family redox-associated membrane protein, translated as MTSAVLHDLVAALCAAAALLLVASGAAKVARPQATTATVDSLVGRLLPRPRRRPLLRVAARLVGVGEVAVGVVVLAVGGRPAAVLLAAAYLVFAAVAARLATAADPVSCGCFGRSDAPVGVPHVVLDLAAAAVAIAAIGAGLPAGGGLFDDGAAVAVGGPLLVALVTWSAYLAITALPALSSARRLVEAP; from the coding sequence ATGACCAGTGCCGTCCTGCACGATCTCGTCGCCGCGCTGTGCGCCGCGGCCGCGTTGCTGCTCGTCGCGTCCGGAGCCGCCAAGGTGGCTCGGCCACAGGCGACGACGGCCACGGTGGACTCGCTCGTCGGCCGGCTGCTCCCCCGGCCCCGCCGCCGGCCGCTGCTGCGCGTCGCGGCACGTCTCGTCGGCGTCGGCGAGGTGGCGGTCGGTGTCGTCGTCCTGGCCGTCGGGGGCCGGCCGGCCGCGGTGCTGCTGGCTGCGGCCTACCTCGTCTTCGCCGCCGTCGCCGCCCGCCTGGCCACGGCGGCCGATCCCGTCTCGTGCGGCTGCTTCGGCCGTTCGGACGCACCGGTCGGCGTACCCCACGTCGTCCTCGACCTCGCCGCCGCCGCCGTGGCCATCGCCGCGATCGGGGCCGGTCTGCCCGCCGGCGGCGGCCTGTTCGACGACGGCGCAGCCGTCGCCGTGGGCGGTCCGCTGCTCGTCGCACTCGTAACCTGGTCGGCCTATCTGGCGATCACCGCGCTGCCGGCCCTGTCGTCCGCGCGCCGTCTGGTGGAGGCCCCGTGA
- a CDS encoding MarR family winged helix-turn-helix transcriptional regulator, with protein MTTTWLSPAEQRAWRAYVESTKVLFDALDRQLQRDADMPHAYYQLLVRLSEADGRSLRMSELAELTLSSRSRLSHAIARLEERGWVIRSDCETDRRGQIATLTDAGFDVLATAAPGHVAAVRRFLVDGLSADQLAELARIGESIVARVNDA; from the coding sequence GTGACGACCACGTGGCTCTCACCCGCCGAGCAGCGGGCCTGGCGGGCGTACGTCGAGTCGACGAAGGTGCTCTTCGACGCCCTCGATCGACAGCTGCAACGCGACGCCGACATGCCGCACGCGTACTACCAGCTGCTCGTCCGGTTGTCCGAGGCCGACGGACGTTCCCTGCGCATGAGCGAGCTCGCCGAGCTGACGCTGTCCTCGCGCAGTCGGCTCTCGCACGCCATCGCCCGCCTCGAGGAGCGCGGCTGGGTCATCCGGTCGGACTGCGAGACCGATCGCCGCGGCCAGATCGCGACGCTCACCGACGCCGGCTTCGACGTGCTCGCCACGGCCGCGCCGGGGCACGTCGCCGCCGTCCGCCGGTTCCTGGTCGACGGCCTCAGCGCCGACCAGCTCGCCGAGCTCGCCCGCATCGGCGAGTCCATCGTGGCCCGCGTCAACGACGCCTGA
- a CDS encoding ArsR/SmtB family transcription factor, translating into MPNHLTEVDRVLHALADPTRRAIVERLGTGPLSVSELADPLPMSMPALLQHLRVLQEVGVVTSEKVGRVRTCRLDVTTLTTVEDWIGERKRGWAHRLDRLGDFLAEPDLPPPGGGDRSREDES; encoded by the coding sequence GTGCCTAACCATCTGACCGAGGTCGACCGCGTGCTGCACGCGCTCGCGGACCCGACCCGGCGCGCGATCGTCGAACGGTTGGGGACGGGGCCGTTGTCGGTCAGCGAGCTGGCCGACCCGCTGCCGATGTCGATGCCGGCGCTCCTGCAGCACCTGCGGGTGCTGCAGGAGGTCGGTGTCGTGACCAGCGAGAAGGTCGGCCGGGTGCGCACGTGCCGTCTCGACGTCACCACCCTGACGACCGTCGAGGACTGGATCGGCGAGCGCAAGCGCGGTTGGGCCCACCGCCTCGATCGCCTCGGCGATTTCCTGGCCGAGCCCGACCTGCCGCCGCCCGGGGGCGGCGACCGATCCCGAGAGGACGAGTCATGA
- a CDS encoding GlsB/YeaQ/YmgE family stress response membrane protein, translating to MFVIGFIIVGLIAGAIARLLVPGRDPMGIIGTIVLGMVGSLVGGFLGYLIFHKDGDDGMFQVSGIVGSVLGSILVLLVWRKVGGRRQVHA from the coding sequence ATGTTCGTCATCGGTTTCATCATCGTCGGACTGATCGCAGGTGCGATCGCCCGGCTGCTCGTACCGGGCAGGGACCCGATGGGGATCATCGGCACCATCGTGCTGGGCATGGTGGGCTCGCTCGTCGGTGGCTTCCTCGGTTACCTGATCTTCCACAAGGACGGCGACGACGGCATGTTCCAGGTGTCGGGCATCGTCGGCTCGGTCCTCGGCTCGATCCTCGTCCTGCTCGTCTGGCGCAAGGTGGGCGGACGCCGCCAGGTCCACGCCTGA
- the serA gene encoding phosphoglycerate dehydrogenase — protein sequence MTDGPTRALLLEQIHPDAVEILRSSGFEVETLDRALDEDELVERVAGVGLLGIRSKTHVSQRVIDAAGQLVAIGAFCIGTNQIDLAAASAAGVAVFNAPFSNTRSVVELAIAEIISLTRRLSEKNALMHDGVWDKSASGAHEVRGRTLGIVGYGNIGTQLSVLAENLGMKVLFFDTADKLALGNARRCLSLKDLLADSDVVTLHVDGRPANENFFGEADFALMRPGSLFLNLSRGFVVDYAALRTHIESGHIAGAAVDVFPVEPKGRGDEFVSELRGLANVILTPHIGGSTEEAQQDIGRFVAGKFRDYVLDGSTGMSVNVPGISLPRPDGTLRLIHLHRNVPGVLARVNGLLADNGVNVEAQLLGTRGDVGYVVTDSASGTTQTIVDQIRAMPETIRLRVIF from the coding sequence ATGACCGACGGTCCCACGCGTGCCCTGCTGCTCGAGCAGATCCATCCCGACGCGGTGGAGATCCTGCGATCGAGCGGGTTCGAGGTCGAGACGCTCGACCGTGCGCTGGACGAGGACGAGCTCGTCGAGCGCGTCGCCGGCGTCGGGCTGCTCGGCATCCGCTCGAAGACCCACGTCAGCCAGCGCGTGATCGACGCCGCCGGTCAGCTGGTCGCCATCGGCGCCTTCTGCATCGGGACGAACCAGATCGACCTCGCCGCGGCGTCCGCCGCCGGCGTCGCGGTGTTCAACGCCCCGTTCTCCAACACACGCTCGGTGGTCGAGCTCGCCATCGCCGAGATCATCTCGTTGACGCGTCGCCTCAGCGAGAAGAACGCGCTCATGCACGACGGCGTGTGGGACAAGTCCGCCAGCGGCGCCCACGAGGTCCGTGGCCGCACGCTGGGCATCGTCGGCTACGGCAACATCGGCACCCAGCTGTCGGTGCTCGCCGAGAACCTCGGCATGAAGGTCCTCTTCTTCGACACCGCCGACAAGCTGGCCCTGGGCAACGCCCGGCGCTGCCTCTCGCTCAAGGACCTGCTCGCCGACTCCGACGTCGTCACCCTGCACGTCGACGGACGCCCGGCCAACGAGAACTTCTTCGGTGAGGCCGACTTCGCGCTCATGCGTCCCGGCTCGCTGTTCCTGAACCTGTCCCGCGGCTTCGTCGTGGACTACGCGGCGCTGCGGACGCACATCGAGTCCGGCCACATCGCCGGCGCGGCCGTCGACGTCTTCCCGGTCGAGCCCAAGGGCCGCGGCGACGAGTTCGTCTCCGAGCTGCGCGGTTTGGCGAACGTCATCCTCACGCCGCACATCGGCGGCTCGACCGAGGAGGCCCAGCAGGACATCGGGCGCTTCGTGGCCGGCAAGTTCCGCGACTACGTGCTGGACGGGTCCACGGGCATGTCGGTCAACGTGCCCGGCATCTCGCTGCCCCGCCCGGACGGCACGCTGCGCCTCATCCACCTGCACCGCAACGTGCCCGGGGTGCTCGCCCGGGTGAACGGCCTGCTCGCCGACAACGGCGTCAACGTCGAGGCCCAGCTGCTCGGCACGCGCGGCGACGTCGGCTACGTGGTGACCGACAGCGCCAGTGGCACGACGCAGACCATCGTCGACCAGATCCGCGCCATGCCCGAGACGATCCGGTTGCGCGTCATCTTCTGA